The Streptomyces sp. NL15-2K genome contains a region encoding:
- a CDS encoding dihydrofolate reductase family protein — translation MSLARVHNFSISLDGFGTGEGQSHEAPFGHAGERLHEWMFTTQFWHKMSGRPGGTGGLDDVFARQFTPGIGAEIMGAGKFGPPGWHEDPEWKGWWGPNPPFHTPTFILTHHPRPSIEMEGGTTFHFLDASPAEALETAREAAGGQDVRIGGGPTVIRDFFAAGLIDHMHIVVVPVLLGRGVRLWDGLEGLEKDYAVEAASSPSGVTHVTFTRVGR, via the coding sequence ATGTCACTCGCCCGCGTCCACAACTTCTCCATTTCGCTCGACGGCTTCGGCACCGGTGAGGGCCAGAGCCATGAGGCGCCGTTCGGCCACGCCGGCGAAAGGCTGCACGAGTGGATGTTCACCACCCAGTTCTGGCACAAGATGAGCGGCCGGCCCGGCGGGACCGGCGGCCTCGACGACGTCTTCGCGCGGCAGTTCACACCCGGGATCGGCGCGGAGATCATGGGCGCCGGGAAGTTCGGGCCGCCCGGATGGCACGAGGACCCGGAGTGGAAGGGGTGGTGGGGGCCCAACCCGCCGTTCCACACACCGACCTTCATCCTCACCCATCACCCGCGCCCGTCGATCGAGATGGAGGGCGGCACGACGTTCCACTTCCTCGACGCGTCGCCCGCCGAGGCGCTCGAGACGGCCCGCGAGGCCGCGGGCGGCCAGGACGTGCGTATCGGCGGGGGGCCCACCGTGATCCGCGACTTCTTTGCCGCCGGGCTCATCGACCACATGCACATCGTGGTGGTCCCGGTCCTGCTCGGCCGAGGCGTACGCCTCTGGGACGGGCTGGAGGGCCTCGAGAAGGACTACGCGGTCGAGGCCGCTTCCTCGCCCAGCGGGGTCACGCATGTGACGTTCACCCGTGTGGGTCGCTGA
- a CDS encoding metalloregulator ArsR/SmtB family transcription factor, with product MSTPLYQLKAEFFKTLGHPARIRVLELLSEREHAVAEMLPEVGIEPAHLSQQLAVLRRANLVKTRKEGSTVYYSLTSPQVAELLRVARTILSGVLAGQAELLADLQAAPGERKPPS from the coding sequence ATGAGCACGCCGCTGTACCAACTGAAGGCCGAGTTCTTCAAGACGCTGGGCCATCCGGCCCGTATCCGGGTCCTGGAACTGCTGAGCGAGCGCGAGCACGCGGTGGCCGAGATGCTGCCCGAGGTGGGCATCGAGCCCGCTCATCTGTCCCAGCAACTGGCCGTGCTGCGGCGGGCGAATCTGGTCAAGACCCGTAAGGAGGGTTCGACCGTGTACTACTCGCTGACCAGTCCGCAGGTCGCGGAGCTTCTACGGGTCGCACGGACCATCCTGTCCGGGGTGCTCGCCGGGCAGGCCGAGCTACTGGCCGACCTGCAGGCCGCGCCGGGTGAGCGAAAGCCGCCGTCGTAG
- a CDS encoding SulP family inorganic anion transporter, with amino-acid sequence MTSSIGRTTARLTALLPTRADLTDMRRDPRRDLLAGLTVAIVALPLALGFGVSSGLGAEAGLATAVVAGALAALFGGSNLQVSGPTGAMTVVLVPIVGEYGPTGVLTVGLMAGVMLVALAALRAGKYMQYVPAPVVEGFTLGIACVIGLQQVPNALGVPRPEGDRVLVVTWRAVEEFAKDPNWTAVGFAVAVAAVMLVGARWRPALPFSILAVVAATVVAQVAGLDAAQPIGDLPSGLPAPTLGFLDIGALGTLLAPAVAVAALAALESLLSASVADGMTVGQKHDPDRELFGQGLANIAAPLFGGVPATGAIARTAVNVRTGAGSRLAALTHAAILAVIVFAAAPMVSKIPLAALAGVLLATAVRMVEVGSLRAMAKATRSDALILVLTAVATLALDLVYAVIIGLIVAGALALRAVAKQARFDQVPLDRGDHSAEEHALLAEHIVAYRIDGPLFFAAAHRFLLELTEVADVRVVILRMSRVSTMDATGALVLKDAVEKLRRRGILVLASGIRSSQRQVLDSVGALELLLHDGREYTTTPEAIRAARDHLEAAGVWTTVPVRKPRTSSEEAVR; translated from the coding sequence ATGACCTCGTCGATCGGCCGCACAACGGCCCGACTCACCGCACTCCTGCCCACGCGCGCCGACCTGACGGACATGCGCCGCGACCCGCGCCGGGATCTGCTCGCGGGCCTGACCGTGGCGATCGTGGCGCTGCCGCTCGCGCTCGGCTTCGGCGTCTCTTCCGGTCTGGGTGCCGAGGCCGGCCTGGCGACCGCCGTCGTCGCGGGCGCCCTGGCCGCGCTGTTCGGCGGGTCCAATCTCCAGGTGTCCGGGCCCACCGGGGCCATGACCGTGGTGCTGGTTCCGATCGTCGGCGAGTACGGTCCGACCGGCGTGCTGACCGTCGGCCTGATGGCCGGCGTCATGCTCGTGGCGCTGGCCGCCCTGCGCGCCGGCAAGTACATGCAGTACGTGCCCGCGCCCGTGGTGGAGGGCTTCACGCTGGGCATCGCCTGCGTGATCGGACTGCAGCAGGTCCCGAACGCGCTCGGCGTGCCCAGGCCCGAGGGCGACCGCGTGCTGGTGGTGACCTGGCGGGCCGTCGAGGAATTCGCCAAGGACCCGAACTGGACGGCGGTCGGTTTCGCGGTCGCGGTGGCCGCGGTCATGCTGGTGGGCGCCCGCTGGCGGCCGGCCCTCCCGTTCTCCATCCTCGCGGTCGTCGCGGCCACGGTCGTGGCCCAGGTAGCGGGCCTGGACGCGGCGCAGCCGATCGGTGACCTTCCGTCCGGGCTGCCCGCGCCCACGCTCGGCTTCCTTGACATCGGTGCGCTCGGCACCCTGCTCGCCCCGGCCGTGGCCGTGGCAGCGCTCGCGGCCCTGGAGTCCCTGCTGTCCGCCTCGGTGGCGGACGGCATGACCGTGGGGCAGAAGCACGACCCTGATCGCGAGCTGTTCGGTCAGGGGCTGGCCAATATCGCGGCCCCGCTGTTCGGCGGGGTGCCCGCGACCGGTGCGATCGCCCGGACCGCGGTCAACGTCCGTACGGGCGCCGGCTCCCGGCTGGCCGCCCTGACTCATGCCGCGATCCTCGCCGTGATCGTCTTCGCCGCGGCGCCCATGGTCTCCAAGATCCCGCTCGCCGCCCTCGCCGGCGTGCTGCTGGCCACCGCGGTCCGCATGGTCGAGGTCGGCTCGCTCAGGGCGATGGCCAAGGCCACCCGCTCGGATGCGCTGATCCTCGTCCTCACCGCGGTCGCGACCCTGGCCTTGGACCTCGTGTACGCGGTGATCATCGGCCTGATCGTCGCGGGTGCCCTCGCCCTGCGCGCCGTGGCCAAGCAGGCCCGCTTCGACCAGGTCCCGCTCGATCGCGGCGACCACAGCGCCGAGGAACACGCCCTGCTCGCCGAGCACATCGTCGCCTACCGCATCGACGGGCCGCTGTTCTTCGCCGCCGCGCACCGCTTTCTGCTGGAGCTGACCGAGGTGGCCGACGTACGGGTCGTCATCCTGCGCATGTCGCGGGTGTCGACCATGGACGCCACCGGCGCCCTCGTCCTCAAGGACGCCGTCGAGAAGCTGCGGAGGCGCGGCATCCTCGTCCTGGCCTCCGGTATCCGCTCCAGCCAGCGCCAGGTCCTCGACTCCGTCGGTGCGCTGGAACTGCTGCTGCACGACGGCCGGGAGTACACCACCACCCCGGAGGCGATCCGGGCCGCTCGCGACCACCTGGAGGCGGCCGGAGTCTGGACCACCGTTCCCGTCCGGAAGCCCCGAACCTCGAGCGAGGAGGCGGTCCGATGA
- a CDS encoding metalloregulator ArsR/SmtB family transcription factor, translated as MSVPLYQAKAEFFRILGHPVRIRVLELLQDGPMPVRDLLAAIEVEPSALSQQLAVLRRSGIVTAAREGSTVVYELAGGDVADLMRAARRILTEVLAGRGALLAELRETEVAPR; from the coding sequence GTGTCCGTTCCGCTGTACCAGGCCAAGGCCGAGTTCTTCCGAATTCTCGGGCATCCCGTACGCATACGCGTGCTGGAGCTGCTGCAGGACGGTCCGATGCCCGTGCGGGACCTGCTTGCCGCGATAGAGGTGGAGCCGTCCGCCCTGTCGCAGCAGCTGGCGGTACTGCGCCGCTCCGGGATCGTCACCGCGGCCCGGGAGGGCTCGACCGTCGTCTACGAGCTGGCCGGCGGGGACGTCGCGGACCTGATGAGGGCCGCGCGCCGGATCCTCACCGAGGTGCTCGCCGGGCGGGGCGCGTTGCTGGCCGAGCTGCGGGAAACCGAGGTCGCCCCGCGATGA
- a CDS encoding amidohydrolase family protein: protein MRSELLALRAGHVFDGVDVRRSGMVLVEDGVIRDVDFTGAAPPEHAAVTDFGPDGWLLPGLIDAHVHLCWDGTKDAVAHVASDDHEAVLETARASAATTLATGVTTVRDLGDRDYLALALREQVPPTERPDIVAAGPPITTHGGHCHFLGGEAEGADALRAAVRERAARGCDVVKVMVSGGMMTPGSDSMYQQYDRSDLRLITDEAHRLGLTAAAHVHAVPAIADVVDAGFDTIEHFSFLTPDGVDLRQDLVDEVVRRGTFVSATVGMMPGTTPSAPAVVARFAALADAVAKVIASGARVVPGTDSGISPGKPHGVYPYGLMQLAEWGMPNSDVLRCATTEAAKAVGRAGRKGVLLPSADADLLVLGSSPLDDISAVTDIRAVYRAGHRVR from the coding sequence ATGCGCAGCGAGCTGCTGGCGCTCCGGGCAGGGCACGTCTTCGACGGCGTGGACGTCAGGCGATCGGGCATGGTGCTCGTCGAGGACGGCGTGATCCGTGACGTGGACTTCACGGGAGCGGCACCGCCGGAGCACGCGGCGGTGACGGACTTCGGGCCGGACGGGTGGCTGCTTCCCGGGCTGATCGACGCGCACGTGCACCTGTGCTGGGACGGTACCAAGGACGCCGTGGCGCATGTGGCGTCCGACGACCACGAGGCCGTACTGGAGACCGCACGCGCCTCGGCGGCGACCACGCTGGCGACCGGTGTCACGACGGTCCGGGACCTCGGCGACCGCGACTACCTCGCCCTCGCGCTGCGGGAGCAGGTGCCGCCCACCGAACGCCCTGACATCGTCGCCGCGGGTCCGCCCATCACGACCCACGGCGGCCACTGCCACTTCCTCGGCGGCGAGGCCGAGGGTGCCGACGCGCTGCGGGCGGCGGTGCGCGAACGCGCCGCGCGCGGTTGCGACGTGGTGAAGGTGATGGTCAGCGGCGGCATGATGACGCCCGGCTCCGACTCCATGTACCAGCAGTACGACCGGTCCGACCTGCGGCTGATCACCGACGAGGCACACCGGCTCGGGCTCACCGCGGCCGCCCACGTCCACGCCGTCCCGGCGATCGCGGACGTGGTCGACGCCGGATTCGACACCATCGAGCACTTCTCCTTCCTCACCCCCGACGGCGTCGACCTGCGCCAGGATCTGGTGGACGAGGTCGTACGGCGAGGAACGTTCGTCAGCGCCACGGTGGGCATGATGCCCGGTACGACACCGAGCGCTCCGGCCGTCGTCGCTCGCTTCGCCGCCCTGGCGGACGCCGTGGCCAAGGTCATCGCCTCGGGTGCCCGGGTCGTTCCCGGAACCGACTCGGGCATCAGTCCCGGCAAACCGCACGGCGTCTACCCGTACGGGCTGATGCAGCTCGCCGAGTGGGGAATGCCGAACAGTGACGTACTGCGCTGCGCGACCACCGAGGCCGCCAAAGCGGTGGGCCGGGCCGGACGCAAGGGCGTACTGCTTCCCAGCGCGGACGCCGACCTCCTGGTGCTCGGCAGCTCCCCCCTCGACGACATCTCGGCGGTCACCGACATCCGCGCGGTGTACCGGGCGGGCCACCGGGTGCGCTGA
- a CDS encoding NAD(P)/FAD-dependent oxidoreductase — MTRVLVIGGGIAGTTTALALHKAGFDVCVYEAHPGSAEDLGAFLMLGSSGMRALAQIDALAPVTVAGFPLTSMRVLDGTGTEVAQRPLGEADNPVLRYRCLRRGELNAALQTEAAHRGISIRHGASLAAVQDGPDRVTAHFTDGSTATGDLLIGADGLNSTVRRTIAPATQPCYAGEYVFYGYTTHVSPAEEADDERLTVVRGSAAAFGYAVSPGGQTYWYARVAGERLAAAEIAHGTPGQWRDLLLPLLRDDATAAADIVAATPDDILVTNATEIPTGAPWRSGRMLLVGDAAHAASPATGQGASMAMEDAVILAKALRDTPATETALSVYETLRRPRVEHNTTVSGNMSRGVHTPSRTGGAPAARPGDEELARLLEWNSHIGKSRLGTAVPGGGS, encoded by the coding sequence GTGACCCGAGTACTTGTCATCGGCGGCGGGATCGCCGGTACGACGACGGCCCTCGCCCTGCACAAGGCGGGCTTCGACGTCTGCGTGTACGAGGCGCACCCCGGCTCGGCCGAGGACTTGGGCGCCTTCCTCATGCTGGGGAGCAGCGGCATGCGCGCCCTCGCCCAGATCGACGCCTTGGCCCCCGTCACCGTGGCCGGTTTCCCGCTGACCTCGATGCGCGTACTGGACGGCACGGGCACCGAAGTCGCGCAGAGGCCGCTCGGCGAGGCCGACAACCCCGTCCTGCGGTACCGGTGCCTGCGTCGCGGTGAACTAAACGCCGCCCTGCAGACCGAGGCCGCCCACCGGGGCATCAGCATCCGGCACGGCGCCTCGCTGGCGGCCGTCCAGGACGGCCCCGACCGCGTCACCGCACACTTCACCGACGGCAGCACCGCGACCGGCGACCTGCTCATCGGCGCCGACGGCCTGAACTCCACCGTCCGCCGGACGATCGCCCCGGCCACACAACCGTGCTACGCGGGCGAGTACGTGTTCTACGGCTACACCACCCACGTCTCTCCGGCCGAGGAGGCTGACGACGAGCGCCTCACCGTGGTGCGCGGCAGCGCTGCCGCCTTCGGCTACGCGGTGTCGCCCGGCGGGCAGACGTACTGGTACGCGCGCGTGGCCGGAGAACGCCTGGCCGCCGCTGAGATCGCACACGGCACGCCTGGCCAGTGGCGCGACCTGCTGCTGCCGCTGCTGCGCGACGATGCCACCGCGGCCGCCGACATCGTCGCGGCCACCCCCGACGACATCCTGGTCACCAACGCCACCGAGATACCGACCGGAGCACCCTGGCGTTCGGGACGGATGCTGCTCGTCGGCGACGCCGCCCACGCGGCCTCTCCGGCGACCGGGCAAGGAGCCTCGATGGCGATGGAGGATGCCGTCATCCTCGCCAAAGCACTGCGCGACACACCCGCCACCGAGACCGCGCTGTCCGTCTACGAGACGCTCCGCCGCCCGCGCGTGGAACACAACACCACCGTCAGCGGAAACATGTCCCGCGGCGTCCACACACCGTCCCGCACCGGTGGAGCGCCTGCGGCGCGGCCCGGGGACGAGGAACTGGCCCGGCTGCTGGAATGGAACTCCCACATCGGTAAGTCCCGGTTGGGGACGGCTGTTCCCGGGGGAGGTTCCTGA